In one window of Pseudomonas chlororaphis subsp. chlororaphis DNA:
- the carB gene encoding carbamoyl-phosphate synthase large subunit, whose protein sequence is MPKRTDIKSILILGAGPIVIGQACEFDYSGAQACKALREEGYRVILVNSNPATIMTDPAMADATYIEPIKWQTVAKIIEKERPDALLPTMGGQTALNCALDLEREGVLEKFGVEMIGANADTIDKAEDRSRFDTAMKAIGLECPRSGIAHSMDEANAVLEKLGFPCIIRPSFTMGGTGGGIAYNREEFEEICARGLDLSPTKELLIDESLIGWKEYEMEVVRDKKDNCIIVCSIENFDPMGVHTGDSITVAPAQTLTDKEYQILRNASLAVLREIGVETGGSNVQFGICPNTGRMVVIEMNPRVSRSSALASKATGFPIAKVAAKLAVGYTLDELSNDITGGKTPASFEPSIDYVVTKLPRFAFEKFAKADARLTTQMKSVGEVMAIGRTFQESLQKALRGLEVGVCGLDPKLDLSNPESMNVLKRELTVPGAERIWYVADAFRAGMTVEQIFGMNMIDPWFLVQIEDLIKEEEKVKTLGLSAIDRDLMFRLKRKGFSDQRLAKLLGVTEKNLRTHRHKLEVFPVYKRVDTCAAEFATDTAYLYSTYEEECEAAPSGRDKIMILGGGPNRIGQGIEFDYCCVHAALALRDDGYETIMVNCNPETVSTDYDTSDRLYFEPVTLEDVLEIVRVEKPKGVIVQYGGQTPLKLARALEAAGVPIIGTSPDAIDRAEDRERFQQMVERLNLRQPPNATVRSEDEAIRAAAKIGYPLVVRPSYVLGGRAMEIVYEEEELKRYLREAVQVSNDSPVLLDHFLNCAIEMDVDAVCDGKDVVIGAIMQHIEQAGVHSGDSACSLPPYSLPAHIQDEMREQVKKMALELGVVGLMNVQLALQGEQIYVIEVNPRASRTVPFVSKCIGVSLAMIAARVMAGKTLKELGFTKEIIPNFYSVKEAVFPFAKFPGVDPILGPEMKSTGEVMGVGDTFGEAFAKAQMGASEVLPTGGTAFISVRDDDKPLVAGVARDLINLGFEVVATAGTAKLIEAAGLKVRRVNKVTEGRPHVVDMIKNDEVTLIINTTEGRQSIADSYSIRRNALQHKIYCTTTIAAGEAICEALKFGPEKTVRRLQDLHAGLKA, encoded by the coding sequence ATGCCAAAACGTACAGACATTAAAAGCATCCTGATTCTCGGCGCTGGCCCGATCGTGATCGGCCAGGCCTGCGAATTCGACTACTCCGGCGCCCAGGCCTGCAAGGCCCTGCGCGAAGAGGGTTACCGGGTCATCCTGGTGAACTCGAACCCGGCGACCATCATGACCGACCCGGCCATGGCCGACGCCACCTACATCGAGCCGATCAAGTGGCAGACCGTTGCCAAGATCATCGAGAAAGAACGTCCGGACGCTCTGCTGCCGACCATGGGTGGCCAGACTGCGTTGAACTGCGCCCTGGACCTGGAGCGCGAAGGCGTTCTGGAGAAGTTCGGCGTGGAAATGATCGGCGCCAATGCCGACACCATCGACAAGGCCGAAGACCGTTCGCGCTTCGACACCGCGATGAAGGCGATCGGCCTGGAGTGCCCGCGCTCCGGTATCGCCCACAGCATGGACGAGGCCAATGCGGTCCTCGAGAAGCTGGGCTTCCCGTGCATCATCCGCCCGTCCTTCACCATGGGCGGCACCGGTGGTGGCATCGCCTACAACCGTGAAGAGTTCGAAGAGATCTGCGCCCGTGGCCTGGACCTGTCGCCGACCAAGGAACTGCTGATCGACGAATCGCTGATCGGCTGGAAAGAGTACGAGATGGAGGTGGTCCGCGATAAGAAGGACAACTGCATCATCGTTTGCTCGATCGAAAACTTCGACCCGATGGGCGTGCACACCGGTGACTCGATCACCGTGGCTCCTGCGCAAACCCTGACCGACAAGGAATACCAGATCCTGCGCAACGCCTCCCTGGCGGTACTGCGTGAGATCGGCGTGGAAACCGGTGGCTCCAACGTCCAGTTCGGCATCTGCCCGAACACTGGCCGTATGGTGGTGATCGAGATGAACCCGCGGGTATCCCGTTCTTCGGCCCTGGCTTCGAAAGCCACCGGCTTCCCGATCGCCAAGGTCGCCGCCAAGCTGGCCGTGGGTTACACCCTGGACGAGCTGTCGAACGACATCACCGGCGGCAAGACCCCGGCGTCCTTCGAGCCGTCCATCGACTACGTCGTGACCAAGCTGCCACGCTTCGCCTTCGAGAAGTTCGCCAAGGCTGACGCCCGCCTGACTACCCAGATGAAGTCGGTGGGTGAGGTGATGGCCATCGGCCGGACCTTCCAGGAGTCCCTGCAGAAAGCGCTGCGCGGCCTGGAAGTGGGTGTCTGCGGTCTGGATCCGAAGCTCGACCTGAGCAACCCGGAAAGCATGAACGTGCTTAAGCGCGAACTGACCGTGCCGGGCGCCGAGCGTATCTGGTACGTGGCTGATGCCTTCCGTGCCGGTATGACCGTCGAGCAGATCTTCGGCATGAACATGATCGACCCTTGGTTCCTGGTACAGATCGAAGATCTGATCAAGGAAGAGGAGAAGGTCAAGACTCTGGGGCTGTCGGCCATCGACCGCGACCTGATGTTCCGCCTCAAGCGTAAAGGCTTCTCCGACCAGCGTCTGGCCAAGCTGCTGGGCGTGACCGAGAAGAACCTGCGTACCCACCGCCACAAGCTGGAAGTGTTCCCGGTCTACAAGCGCGTCGACACCTGCGCGGCCGAGTTCGCCACCGATACCGCCTACCTGTACTCGACCTATGAGGAAGAGTGCGAGGCTGCACCTTCGGGTCGCGACAAGATCATGATCCTGGGTGGCGGTCCGAACCGTATCGGCCAGGGCATCGAGTTCGACTACTGCTGCGTGCACGCGGCACTGGCGCTGCGTGACGATGGTTACGAAACCATCATGGTCAACTGCAACCCGGAAACCGTTTCCACTGACTACGACACCTCCGATCGCCTGTACTTCGAGCCGGTGACCCTGGAAGACGTACTGGAAATCGTCCGCGTCGAGAAGCCAAAAGGCGTGATTGTCCAGTACGGCGGCCAGACTCCGCTGAAACTGGCGCGTGCCCTGGAAGCGGCCGGCGTGCCGATCATCGGTACCAGCCCTGACGCCATCGACCGTGCCGAAGACCGCGAACGCTTCCAGCAGATGGTCGAGCGCCTGAACCTGCGTCAGCCGCCAAACGCCACCGTGCGCAGCGAAGACGAAGCGATTCGTGCCGCGGCCAAGATCGGCTACCCGCTGGTGGTGCGTCCGTCCTATGTACTGGGCGGCCGGGCGATGGAAATCGTTTACGAAGAAGAAGAACTCAAGCGCTACCTGCGTGAAGCGGTGCAAGTGTCCAACGACAGTCCGGTGCTGCTGGACCACTTCCTCAACTGCGCCATCGAGATGGACGTGGACGCGGTCTGCGACGGCAAGGATGTGGTGATCGGCGCGATCATGCAGCACATTGAACAGGCTGGCGTGCACTCCGGTGACTCCGCTTGCTCGCTGCCGCCGTACTCGCTGCCTGCGCACATCCAGGACGAGATGCGCGAACAGGTCAAGAAGATGGCCTTGGAGCTGGGTGTGGTCGGCCTGATGAACGTGCAGCTGGCCCTGCAGGGTGAGCAGATCTACGTCATCGAAGTGAACCCGCGTGCTTCCCGTACCGTGCCGTTCGTTTCCAAGTGCATCGGTGTCTCCCTGGCGATGATCGCCGCGCGCGTCATGGCGGGTAAGACCCTGAAAGAGCTGGGCTTCACCAAGGAAATCATTCCTAACTTCTACAGCGTCAAGGAAGCAGTGTTCCCGTTCGCCAAATTCCCGGGTGTCGATCCGATCCTCGGCCCGGAGATGAAGTCGACCGGCGAAGTGATGGGTGTCGGTGACACCTTCGGTGAAGCCTTCGCCAAGGCCCAGATGGGCGCTAGCGAAGTGCTGCCGACTGGTGGTACCGCGTTCATCAGCGTGCGTGACGACGACAAGCCGCTGGTTGCGGGCGTGGCTCGTGATCTGATCAACTTGGGCTTCGAAGTGGTCGCCACTGCCGGTACTGCCAAGCTGATCGAGGCGGCAGGCCTGAAGGTGCGCCGTGTGAACAAGGTGACTGAAGGTCGTCCGCACGTGGTCGACATGATCAAGAATGACGAAGTCACGCTGATCATCAACACCACCGAAGGTCGTCAGTCGATCGCTGACTCTTATTCCATTCGTCGTAACGCCTTGCAGCACAAGATCTACTGCACCACCACCATTGCTGCGGGCGAGGCCATCTGTGAAGCGCTCAAGTTCGGTCCGGAAAAGACCGTGCGTCGCTTGCAGGATCTACATGCAGGATTGAAGGCATGA
- the greA gene encoding transcription elongation factor GreA gives MNKYPMTVQGSKALEEELTFLSKVERPRLSQAIGEARELGDLKENAEYHAAREEQGMVEARIRDIEGRLQNSVVIDVTSIPHTGKVIFGTTVEIANVETDESVTYQIVGEDEADIKLGKISVGSPIARALIAKEEGDVVAVKTPSGVIEYEIVEVRHV, from the coding sequence ATGAATAAATACCCAATGACCGTCCAGGGCTCCAAGGCCCTGGAAGAAGAGTTGACGTTCCTAAGCAAGGTCGAGCGGCCACGCTTGAGCCAGGCCATCGGTGAGGCTCGAGAGCTCGGTGACCTCAAGGAAAACGCTGAATACCATGCTGCCCGCGAGGAGCAGGGAATGGTTGAAGCGCGCATCCGTGATATTGAAGGTCGCCTGCAAAACTCGGTTGTCATCGATGTGACGAGCATTCCTCATACAGGCAAGGTGATTTTCGGCACTACCGTCGAAATCGCCAACGTCGAAACCGATGAGAGCGTCACTTACCAGATCGTTGGTGAGGATGAGGCTGATATCAAGCTCGGAAAGATCTCTGTAGGTTCGCCCATTGCCCGTGCCTTGATCGCTAAGGAAGAGGGTGATGTGGTTGCCGTTAAAACGCCTAGCGGCGTGATCGAGTATGAGATTGTCGAAGTCCGCCACGTCTGA
- a CDS encoding YhbY family RNA-binding protein produces the protein MPLTQEQKKQYKSIGHHLKPVLTVADNGLTEGVLAELERALSDHELIKIKLNILERESRLEAIAELCKAGKADLVQVIGKMALIYRKNAKVNKQLSNVHRFH, from the coding sequence ATGCCGCTCACTCAAGAGCAGAAGAAACAGTACAAATCCATTGGCCACCATCTGAAACCAGTATTGACTGTGGCTGACAACGGTTTGACCGAAGGTGTGTTGGCCGAACTTGAACGCGCCTTGAGCGATCATGAGCTGATCAAGATCAAGCTCAACATCCTCGAACGCGAGTCCCGCCTGGAAGCCATTGCAGAACTGTGCAAGGCCGGCAAAGCGGATCTGGTGCAGGTCATCGGCAAAATGGCGCTGATTTATCGCAAGAACGCCAAGGTAAACAAGCAACTGTCCAACGTCCATCGCTTCCACTGA
- the rlmE gene encoding 23S rRNA (uridine(2552)-2'-O)-methyltransferase RlmE, translated as MARSKTSHNWLKEHFNDPFVKMAQKDGYRSRASYKLLEIQEKDRLIRPGMSVIDLGAAPGGWSQVTSRLIGGQGRLIASDILEMDSIPDVTFIQGDFTEDAVLAQILEAVGNSQVDLVISDMAPNMSGTPAVDMPRAMFLCELALDLAGRVLRPGGDFLIKIFQGEGFDEYHKNVRKMFDKVVMRKPSSSRDRSREQYLLGRGFRGRIE; from the coding sequence GTGGCCCGTTCCAAGACAAGCCATAACTGGCTGAAAGAGCACTTCAACGACCCATTCGTCAAAATGGCGCAAAAAGATGGGTACCGTTCGCGTGCCAGCTACAAGCTGTTGGAAATCCAGGAAAAGGATCGCCTGATCCGTCCTGGAATGAGTGTTATCGATCTGGGCGCGGCGCCAGGGGGCTGGTCGCAGGTGACCAGTCGTCTGATCGGCGGGCAGGGGCGACTGATCGCTTCCGACATTCTGGAAATGGATAGCATCCCTGATGTCACCTTCATTCAGGGCGACTTCACCGAAGATGCAGTGTTGGCTCAAATCCTTGAGGCGGTCGGAAATTCCCAGGTGGACCTTGTGATTTCCGATATGGCCCCCAATATGAGTGGTACGCCTGCCGTAGATATGCCGCGGGCGATGTTTCTGTGCGAGTTGGCACTTGATTTGGCGGGGCGGGTTCTGCGTCCCGGTGGCGACTTCCTGATAAAGATTTTCCAGGGAGAAGGTTTCGACGAATACCACAAGAACGTTCGCAAGATGTTCGACAAGGTGGTGATGCGCAAACCGAGTTCTTCCCGTGATCGTTCTCGCGAGCAGTATCTGCTGGGACGTGGCTTTCGCGGGCGTATCGAGTAA
- the ftsH gene encoding ATP-dependent zinc metalloprotease FtsH: MAKNLILWLIIAAVLVTVMNNFSSPNEPQTLNYSDFIQQVKDGKVERVAVDGYVITGKRNDGDSFKTIRPAIQDNGLIGDLVDNHVVVEGKQPEQQSIWTQLLVASFPILVIIAVFMFFMRQMQGGAGGKGGPMSFGKSKARLLSEDQVKTTLADVAGCDEAKEEVGELVEFLRDPGKFQRLGGRIPRGVLMVGPPGTGKTLLAKAIAGEAKVPFFTISGSDFVEMFVGVGASRVRDMFEQAKKHAPCIIFIDEIDAVGRHRGAGMGGGHDEREQTLNQLLVEMDGFEMNDGIIVIAATNRPDVLDPALLRPGRFDRQVVVGLPDIRGREQILKVHMRKVPMGEDVAPAVIARGTPGFSGADLANLVNEASLFAARSGKRIVEMKEFELAKDKIMMGAERKSMVMSEKEKQNTAYHEAGHAIVGRVVPEHDPVYKVSIIPRGRALGVTMFLPEEDRYSLSKRALISQICSLYGGRIAEEMTLGFDGVTTGASNDIMRASQIARNMVTKWGLSEKLGPLMYAEEEGEVFLGRSAGSQHASLSAETAKLIDSEVRSIIDQCYGTAKQILTDNRDKLDAMADALMKYETIDAEQIDDIMAGRTPREPRDWEGGSGTTPPVVQNERPETPIGGPAADH, from the coding sequence ATGGCAAAGAATCTGATCCTGTGGTTGATCATCGCGGCTGTCCTGGTGACGGTGATGAACAACTTCTCCAGCCCTAACGAGCCGCAGACCCTCAACTATTCCGACTTTATCCAGCAAGTTAAGGATGGCAAGGTCGAGCGCGTAGCCGTTGATGGTTATGTGATTACCGGCAAGCGCAACGATGGCGATAGCTTCAAGACCATTCGTCCTGCGATTCAGGACAACGGCCTGATTGGTGACCTGGTGGATAACCACGTGGTCGTCGAAGGCAAGCAGCCTGAGCAGCAAAGCATCTGGACCCAACTGCTGGTCGCTAGCTTCCCGATCCTGGTGATCATCGCCGTCTTCATGTTCTTCATGCGGCAGATGCAGGGTGGTGCTGGTGGCAAGGGCGGGCCGATGAGCTTCGGCAAGAGCAAGGCGCGCCTGTTGTCCGAAGATCAAGTGAAGACCACATTGGCGGATGTCGCGGGTTGCGACGAGGCCAAGGAAGAAGTGGGTGAACTGGTTGAGTTTCTCCGCGATCCGGGCAAATTCCAGCGCCTGGGTGGACGTATTCCTCGCGGCGTGTTGATGGTTGGCCCGCCGGGTACCGGTAAGACCTTGCTGGCCAAGGCCATCGCCGGTGAAGCCAAGGTTCCGTTCTTCACCATTTCCGGTTCCGACTTCGTCGAAATGTTCGTTGGGGTGGGTGCCAGCCGCGTTCGCGATATGTTCGAGCAGGCCAAGAAACATGCCCCGTGCATCATCTTCATCGACGAGATCGATGCCGTTGGACGCCATCGTGGTGCCGGCATGGGGGGTGGTCATGATGAGCGTGAACAGACACTCAACCAGCTGCTGGTAGAGATGGATGGCTTTGAAATGAACGACGGCATCATTGTTATTGCCGCCACCAACCGTCCTGATGTGCTGGACCCAGCGCTGCTGCGTCCTGGTCGCTTCGACCGTCAGGTTGTGGTTGGTTTGCCGGATATCCGTGGCCGCGAGCAGATTCTGAAAGTTCACATGCGTAAAGTGCCAATGGGTGAAGATGTCGCCCCGGCCGTGATTGCCCGTGGTACGCCCGGCTTCTCTGGTGCCGACCTGGCCAACCTGGTGAACGAGGCGTCGCTTTTCGCTGCTCGTAGCGGCAAGCGTATCGTCGAGATGAAAGAGTTCGAGCTGGCAAAAGACAAGATCATGATGGGCGCGGAGCGCAAATCCATGGTCATGTCCGAGAAGGAAAAGCAGAACACGGCTTATCACGAAGCGGGTCACGCCATTGTCGGTCGCGTAGTGCCTGAGCACGATCCGGTCTACAAGGTTTCGATCATCCCGCGTGGTCGGGCTCTGGGTGTAACCATGTTCCTGCCGGAAGAGGATCGCTACAGCTTGTCCAAGCGTGCGCTGATCAGTCAGATCTGCTCGCTCTACGGCGGTCGTATCGCTGAAGAAATGACATTGGGCTTCGATGGTGTAACTACCGGTGCTTCCAACGACATCATGCGCGCGAGCCAGATTGCGCGGAACATGGTGACCAAATGGGGGCTTTCCGAAAAACTGGGTCCGTTGATGTACGCCGAAGAAGAGGGCGAGGTCTTTCTGGGACGCAGTGCTGGCAGCCAGCATGCAAGCCTGTCTGCGGAAACCGCCAAGCTGATCGACTCCGAAGTTCGTAGCATCATCGACCAGTGCTATGGCACCGCCAAGCAGATCCTCACGGATAACCGCGACAAGCTGGATGCGATGGCCGATGCCTTGATGAAGTATGAAACCATCGATGCCGAGCAGATCGACGACATCATGGCTGGTCGTACCCCTCGCGAGCCTCGCGACTGGGAGGGCGGCTCGGGTACCACGCCTCCGGTGGTGCAGAACGAACGTCCAGAGACACCGATCGGCGGTCCGGCTGCTGACCACTAA
- the folP gene encoding dihydropteroate synthase, which produces MTSMSSSTRLPCGNRVLDLAHTHVMGILNVTPDSFSDGGRFSQLDAALRHAEGMVLAGATLIDVGGESTRPGARAVSPLEELERVAPIVERIHRELDVIISVDTSTPAVMRETARLGAGLINDVRSLRRDGALDAAAATGLPVCLMHMLGEPGDMQDNPQYRDVTKEVGEFLADRMAQCAAVGIGSERIILDPGFGFAKTLQHNLSLFKHMDALHALGRPLLVGVSRKSMIGQALSRPVGERLYGGLALAALAMSKGAKILRVHDVAETVDVVRMITAVESAE; this is translated from the coding sequence ATGACTTCTATGTCGTCCTCGACCCGGTTGCCTTGCGGCAACCGGGTTCTTGATTTGGCCCATACACATGTCATGGGCATTCTTAATGTAACTCCCGACTCCTTCTCCGATGGTGGCCGTTTCAGTCAGCTTGATGCTGCCTTGCGCCATGCCGAAGGTATGGTGCTGGCGGGCGCGACGCTCATCGATGTGGGGGGCGAGTCCACTCGTCCTGGTGCACGGGCAGTATCGCCGCTTGAAGAGCTTGAGCGGGTAGCACCTATCGTCGAACGCATCCATCGTGAACTGGATGTCATTATTTCGGTCGATACATCCACGCCTGCGGTCATGCGTGAAACTGCGCGTCTAGGTGCGGGATTGATCAATGATGTCCGCTCGTTGCGGCGGGATGGTGCGCTGGATGCTGCAGCAGCTACAGGTTTACCGGTCTGCCTTATGCATATGCTCGGTGAGCCTGGCGATATGCAGGACAATCCGCAGTATCGGGATGTAACCAAAGAAGTGGGGGAATTCCTGGCTGACCGTATGGCTCAGTGTGCAGCAGTGGGTATCGGATCGGAACGGATCATTCTGGATCCGGGTTTTGGCTTCGCGAAGACCCTGCAGCACAACTTGAGCCTGTTCAAGCATATGGATGCCCTGCATGCCCTTGGTCGACCTCTGCTGGTCGGAGTTTCACGAAAGAGCATGATAGGTCAGGCATTGAGTCGCCCCGTCGGCGAGCGGCTGTATGGCGGACTGGCTCTTGCCGCTCTGGCAATGTCCAAAGGGGCAAAGATCCTGCGGGTCCATGATGTGGCTGAGACGGTGGATGTCGTGCGGATGATTACAGCTGTGGAGTCAGCCGAATAA
- the glmM gene encoding phosphoglucosamine mutase: MSKKYFGTDGIRGRVGVYPITPDFMLKLGWAAGMAFRSMGACRVLVGKDTRISGYMFESALEAGLSAAGADVMLLGPMPTPAIAYLTRTFHAEAGIVISASHNPHDDNGIKFFSGEGTKLPDEVELMIEELLDAPMTVVESSKLGKVSRINDASGRYIEFCKSSVPSSTSFAGLKIVVDCAHGATYKVAPSVFRELGAEVVVLSAQPNGLNINDNCGSTHMGQLQAAVLAEHADLGIAFDGDGDRVLMVDHTGAIVDGDELLFIIARDLHARNKLQGGVVGTLMSNLGLELALADLGIPFVRANVGDRYVIAELLERQWLVGGENSGHIVCFQHTTTGDAIIAALQVLMALKRRDEGLAQSRQALRKCPQILVNVRFGGGANPVEHPAVKEACARVTTAMAGRGRVLLRKSGTEPLVRVMVEGDDEAQVRGYADELAKLVAEVSA; this comes from the coding sequence ATGAGCAAGAAATACTTTGGCACCGACGGCATTCGCGGTCGTGTGGGCGTGTACCCTATTACTCCCGATTTCATGCTCAAGCTGGGCTGGGCTGCGGGTATGGCCTTTCGCAGTATGGGTGCCTGTCGTGTGTTGGTGGGCAAAGACACGCGCATTTCCGGTTACATGTTCGAGTCTGCGCTTGAGGCGGGCCTGTCCGCTGCTGGTGCGGATGTAATGCTGCTGGGTCCGATGCCCACTCCTGCCATCGCCTATCTGACTCGCACTTTCCATGCCGAGGCGGGGATCGTGATCAGTGCCTCGCATAATCCTCACGATGACAACGGCATCAAGTTCTTCTCGGGTGAAGGCACCAAGCTCCCGGATGAAGTCGAGTTGATGATCGAAGAGTTGCTGGATGCGCCGATGACTGTGGTGGAGTCCAGCAAGCTGGGTAAGGTATCGCGCATCAATGACGCCTCGGGCCGTTACATTGAATTCTGTAAGAGCAGCGTTCCTTCCAGTACCAGCTTTGCGGGTCTGAAGATTGTTGTCGATTGTGCCCATGGTGCGACCTACAAGGTAGCGCCCAGTGTTTTCCGTGAGTTGGGCGCTGAAGTGGTGGTGCTCTCCGCACAGCCTAACGGTCTGAACATCAACGACAATTGCGGCTCGACCCACATGGGGCAGTTACAGGCTGCGGTATTGGCCGAGCACGCCGATCTGGGTATCGCCTTCGATGGTGATGGCGACCGGGTGTTGATGGTCGACCATACAGGCGCCATTGTCGATGGTGACGAACTGTTGTTCATCATTGCCCGGGATCTGCATGCGCGTAACAAGCTGCAGGGTGGTGTGGTCGGTACCTTGATGAGCAATCTGGGTCTCGAGCTGGCTTTGGCTGATCTGGGTATTCCATTCGTGCGCGCCAATGTCGGTGACCGTTATGTCATTGCCGAGCTGCTTGAGCGCCAATGGCTGGTAGGCGGTGAAAACTCCGGCCATATCGTGTGCTTCCAGCACACCACCACGGGTGATGCGATCATTGCCGCCCTGCAGGTGCTGATGGCACTGAAACGGCGTGATGAAGGCTTGGCACAGTCGCGTCAGGCGCTGCGCAAATGTCCGCAGATTCTGGTCAATGTCCGTTTTGGCGGTGGTGCCAATCCTGTCGAGCATCCGGCTGTGAAAGAGGCCTGCGCGCGTGTCACTACCGCGATGGCTGGGCGTGGGCGGGTGTTGCTGCGCAAGTCGGGCACCGAGCCTTTGGTTCGCGTCATGGTCGAAGGTGATGATGAAGCCCAGGTCCGTGGCTATGCTGACGAACTGGCAAAACTGGTTGCGGAAGTTTCTGCCTGA
- the tpiA gene encoding triose-phosphate isomerase produces MRRPMVAGNWKMHGTRASVAELINGLRHLALPSGVDVAVFPSCLYINQVIDGLKGKSISVGAQNSAVEPMQGALTGEIAPSQLVDAGCSLVLVGHSERRLMMGERDGTLNRKFAAAQACGLKPVLCVGETLEQREAGKTLEVVGRQLGSIIEELGVGAFANAVIAYEPVWAIGTGLTASPQQAQDVHAAIRAQLAAENSEVARGVRLLYGGSVKAANAVELFGMPDIDGGLIGGASLNADEFGAICRAAGN; encoded by the coding sequence ATGCGTCGCCCTATGGTAGCTGGTAACTGGAAAATGCACGGTACCCGCGCCAGCGTCGCTGAGCTGATCAATGGCCTGCGTCATCTGGCCTTGCCTAGCGGTGTTGATGTCGCGGTATTCCCGTCTTGCTTGTATATCAATCAGGTGATTGATGGCTTGAAAGGCAAGTCGATTTCGGTCGGCGCGCAGAATTCTGCGGTGGAGCCCATGCAAGGTGCGCTGACAGGGGAGATTGCTCCGAGTCAGCTGGTGGATGCAGGTTGTTCCCTGGTGTTGGTTGGGCATTCCGAGCGTCGCCTGATGATGGGTGAGCGTGACGGTACGCTGAATCGCAAATTCGCAGCAGCACAGGCTTGTGGTTTGAAGCCGGTCTTGTGTGTAGGGGAAACCCTCGAGCAGCGCGAGGCCGGGAAGACTCTTGAAGTTGTCGGGCGTCAGCTGGGTAGCATCATCGAAGAGTTGGGTGTTGGCGCGTTTGCCAATGCCGTTATCGCTTACGAGCCGGTCTGGGCCATTGGTACCGGGCTGACTGCTTCGCCGCAACAGGCCCAGGATGTGCACGCAGCCATCCGGGCGCAGTTGGCGGCAGAGAATTCTGAAGTGGCACGAGGTGTGCGGCTTCTATACGGCGGCAGCGTGAAGGCGGCCAATGCGGTCGAACTGTTCGGCATGCCGGATATCGATGGGGGGCTCATTGGTGGAGCTTCCCTGAATGCAGATGAGTTCGGTGCGATTTGTCGCGCCGCGGGAAACTGA
- the secG gene encoding preprotein translocase subunit SecG has protein sequence MLETVVVVFHLLGALGVVALVLLQQGKGADAGASFGAGASNTVFGSQGSSTFLSKFTAILAAGFFITSLGLGYFAKEKAHELTQVGLPDPAVLEAPKQKPASDDVPVLQEQKSATNATDVPPAQEQK, from the coding sequence ATGCTGGAAACAGTCGTAGTCGTTTTTCATCTGCTGGGTGCGCTGGGCGTAGTGGCTCTGGTATTGCTGCAGCAGGGTAAAGGTGCGGACGCTGGCGCGTCTTTCGGAGCAGGTGCTTCAAATACTGTGTTCGGAAGCCAAGGTTCCTCTACCTTTCTTAGTAAGTTTACTGCTATACTTGCCGCAGGTTTTTTCATAACCAGCTTAGGGTTAGGTTACTTTGCTAAAGAGAAAGCTCATGAGCTGACTCAAGTAGGTTTGCCAGATCCAGCGGTGCTTGAAGCGCCAAAGCAAAAACCGGCTTCTGATGATGTCCCGGTGCTCCAAGAGCAAAAGTCGGCAACCAATGCGACTGACGTACCTCCAGCTCAAGAGCAGAAGTAA
- the rimP gene encoding ribosome maturation factor RimP produces the protein MSSKLEQLQALLAPVVVALGYECWGIEFSAQGRHSLLRVYIDKEGGVLVDDCAIVSRQISGVLDVEDPISVEYTLEVSSPGMERPLFTLEQFAKYVGEQVKIKLRSPFEGRRNFQGLLRGVEEQDVVVQVEDHEFLLPIDMIDKAHIIPSFD, from the coding sequence GTGTCGAGCAAGCTAGAACAGTTGCAGGCCTTGTTGGCCCCGGTGGTCGTGGCCCTTGGCTATGAATGCTGGGGTATCGAGTTTTCGGCTCAAGGTCGCCACTCACTGTTGCGCGTTTATATCGATAAAGAAGGCGGTGTGCTGGTGGACGACTGTGCCATCGTCAGCCGTCAGATCAGCGGCGTTCTGGATGTCGAAGATCCGATCTCCGTTGAATACACCCTTGAAGTTTCCTCTCCTGGCATGGAACGCCCGCTGTTCACCCTTGAACAGTTTGCCAAGTATGTCGGTGAACAAGTGAAGATCAAGCTGCGCTCGCCTTTTGAAGGCCGGCGTAATTTTCAGGGCCTTCTCCGCGGGGTGGAGGAGCAGGACGTCGTGGTGCAGGTGGAAGACCACGAGTTCCTGTTGCCGATCGACATGATCGACAAGGCCCACATAATTCCCAGTTTTGACTGA